A stretch of Chitinophaga caeni DNA encodes these proteins:
- a CDS encoding DUF5856 family protein has translation MSTQTASSQSKSATVKKEVARLLGEIFAFNNSLKLIHWGITGEGSYAAHISLDQAIDTLQEATDSLVETTMASLGDLDIVLPETKRPANYVKHIEGFYDHVESQRHIFTETFTQSIFDDYQEGVKQLLFRLKRLQ, from the coding sequence ATGAGCACTCAAACAGCATCATCACAATCCAAAAGTGCTACTGTAAAGAAAGAGGTGGCACGATTACTAGGGGAAATATTTGCTTTTAATAATAGTCTGAAACTCATTCATTGGGGCATTACCGGGGAAGGGAGTTACGCTGCCCATATTTCTTTGGACCAGGCCATCGATACTTTACAGGAGGCTACAGACAGCTTGGTCGAAACAACGATGGCCAGTCTCGGAGACCTTGATATTGTGTTGCCGGAAACAAAACGTCCTGCTAATTATGTCAAGCATATTGAAGGTTTTTACGACCATGTTGAATCCCAGAGGCATATTTTTACGGAAACCTTCACACAATCTATCTTCGATGATTATCAAGAAGGCGTCAAGCAATTACTCTTCAGGTTGAAGCGTTTACAATAA
- a CDS encoding basic secretory protein-like protein: MRFGILMVLGLLFANAHQSKARGLTYTQIPEALLGEWFDAKTGDFTYAFYKDELIYHETLWHYQDIKQNGRYLVLTIQNERGSRVALKLDFGKKGLKISSSKNESGHYAREVEEGSVKHRLRRYDGNVLKNDTVYYSGYIVNHSEKDSVITVLNNNILNNYLGASQESFRIKVQPGGYFNAKIPVACPGYLQAVGPYHGFNVYVEPGTHLFEIFKPGKPAYGGDGGLLARENWIFAGNIDYLSDPLNYLDKVKGLSPAAYKVFLDQYKARQLRFLDSVNASKSISPRTYQVQQLNIEYSIAAFKCRYNDIMYKASKKLGGNYEAVKLPFSYFDFVDSLPVNDLGIIAPGYTGFIRRMKNMKDVDNDFKQPYQDPTMDSLLTVFRWTKDLATILDAEDLNFIKLLLRATPQEKDQLIQNNPSAINSYLDKYAYLSIIPQVVRFTKTFLKDSFHIERGLTADLVASSDIMLQCAGHGIQLPAEFFGKEVALFSNEVVAEKTFSLYNMTMIPQMAKEKEAAKKRKRRNMDWNYIDPEGIISNDTIANNGYTLVFINKFADLDPLVKSKMIEVFFAVYPAQAELYNPEAPKEVIFIMDPGFEGVAASANNITRFNSNWFVSHPTDYDVVTHEVMHITQAYTKVNYQPLWVTEGIADYVRYTLGRYNKEANWYWPDYKAGQNYTDAYRITARFFYWLETKRKKGIMQALDKAMREGTYDEDFWSKETGESINELWNSYKEHPSVD, translated from the coding sequence ATGAGATTTGGAATTTTAATGGTTTTGGGTTTATTGTTTGCAAATGCCCATCAATCAAAAGCCCGCGGGTTAACCTACACCCAAATCCCGGAAGCATTGCTTGGCGAATGGTTTGATGCCAAGACCGGGGATTTTACATATGCTTTTTACAAAGATGAACTAATCTACCACGAAACTCTTTGGCATTACCAAGATATAAAGCAGAACGGAAGATACCTGGTACTGACTATACAAAATGAAAGGGGGAGCCGGGTTGCATTAAAGCTTGACTTTGGGAAAAAAGGGTTGAAAATATCAAGTTCAAAGAATGAATCAGGGCATTATGCCAGGGAAGTAGAAGAAGGCTCGGTGAAGCACCGTTTGCGCAGGTACGATGGTAATGTCCTTAAAAATGATACCGTTTATTATTCAGGTTATATAGTCAATCATTCTGAAAAGGATTCCGTCATCACGGTTTTAAATAACAATATCCTTAATAATTACCTCGGCGCCAGCCAGGAGTCTTTTAGGATAAAAGTACAACCCGGTGGGTACTTCAACGCTAAAATACCGGTGGCCTGTCCCGGGTACTTGCAAGCTGTTGGCCCATATCACGGTTTTAATGTTTACGTGGAACCCGGTACGCATTTATTCGAGATTTTTAAGCCGGGTAAACCCGCATATGGTGGCGATGGTGGCCTGTTGGCAAGGGAAAATTGGATATTTGCCGGGAATATCGATTATTTAAGTGATCCTTTGAATTATTTAGACAAGGTCAAGGGATTATCTCCTGCCGCGTATAAAGTTTTCTTAGATCAATATAAAGCCCGGCAATTGAGGTTTTTAGACTCCGTAAACGCTTCGAAGTCCATCAGCCCCAGGACTTACCAGGTTCAGCAACTCAATATTGAATATTCGATCGCTGCTTTCAAATGCAGGTATAATGATATCATGTACAAAGCCTCCAAAAAATTAGGAGGAAATTACGAGGCTGTCAAGCTGCCCTTTTCTTATTTTGATTTTGTGGATTCCTTACCGGTTAACGACCTGGGCATTATCGCACCGGGTTACACGGGCTTTATCCGGAGAATGAAGAATATGAAAGATGTGGACAATGATTTTAAGCAACCTTACCAGGATCCAACAATGGATTCACTTTTAACGGTTTTTAGATGGACGAAGGATCTAGCCACGATCCTGGATGCAGAAGACCTTAACTTTATCAAGTTATTATTGCGGGCAACTCCACAGGAGAAAGATCAACTTATTCAGAATAATCCTTCGGCAATAAATTCTTACCTTGATAAATATGCTTACCTGTCTATCATCCCCCAGGTGGTAAGGTTTACTAAGACTTTCCTTAAAGACAGTTTTCATATTGAAAGGGGGCTCACTGCTGACCTGGTTGCATCATCCGATATCATGCTACAATGTGCTGGCCATGGTATACAATTGCCCGCCGAATTCTTCGGTAAAGAGGTGGCATTATTTAGTAACGAAGTAGTAGCTGAAAAAACATTTTCCTTATATAATATGACCATGATTCCACAAATGGCAAAAGAAAAAGAGGCTGCGAAAAAAAGGAAACGTAGGAATATGGATTGGAACTATATCGACCCAGAAGGAATCATCTCCAACGATACAATTGCAAATAATGGATATACCCTTGTGTTTATAAATAAATTCGCAGATCTGGACCCACTAGTCAAATCAAAGATGATCGAGGTGTTTTTTGCGGTGTACCCTGCGCAGGCTGAACTATATAACCCGGAAGCGCCGAAAGAAGTAATTTTTATCATGGATCCCGGCTTTGAAGGCGTAGCGGCATCGGCAAATAATATTACGCGGTTCAATTCCAATTGGTTTGTTAGTCACCCGACCGACTACGATGTTGTCACCCACGAGGTAATGCATATAACACAGGCATACACCAAGGTAAATTACCAACCTCTTTGGGTAACCGAAGGTATCGCGGATTATGTTCGATATACTTTAGGGCGGTATAATAAGGAAGCAAATTGGTACTGGCCCGATTACAAGGCTGGACAGAATTATACCGATGCATATAGAATAACTGCCCGCTTTTTTTACTGGTTGGAAACGAAAAGAAAAAAGGGGATCATGCAAGCGCTGGATAAAGCTATGCGGGAAGGTACTTATGACGAAGATTTCTGGTCGAAAGAAACGGGAGAATCCATTAACGAGCTTTGGAACAGTTACAAGGAACATCCTTCAGTAGATTAA
- a CDS encoding DUF4287 domain-containing protein, whose translation MSFQAYLDNIQTKTGKSPEDFKKMADKKGFTEKGLIKEGVKATQITNWLKDEFQLGHGHAMAIYALLKGKTA comes from the coding sequence ATGTCATTTCAAGCATACCTCGACAATATCCAAACTAAAACGGGTAAATCACCGGAAGATTTTAAAAAGATGGCGGATAAAAAAGGTTTTACCGAAAAAGGGTTGATTAAGGAGGGTGTAAAAGCTACTCAAATCACGAATTGGTTGAAGGATGAATTTCAATTAGGTCATGGCCATGCCATGGCAATATATGCTTTACTGAAAGGGAAGACAGCCTGA
- a CDS encoding helix-turn-helix transcriptional regulator codes for MDIAKTLHNNLLHQDFEDAGALLSALSECQSIARNYAKLENGIAVLSDLVSNKSYIFYGALAEMLALARGNTEKEIDSIWEEDILGCIIPGDLQAKYAVEYRFFQLLKQLPIKERVNYHANIRLRMRNGAGIIIPVIHRIFYLYSLPNSSLGLTLCLYQVDYSQQGRESQDNFIVNTANAELIRMPLSPANGLLSEREREVLKCIRQGKMSKEIAGILKISVNTVNRHRQNILAKLMVDNSMEACRVAELMQLI; via the coding sequence ATGGATATTGCCAAGACCTTACATAATAACTTATTGCACCAGGATTTTGAGGATGCGGGGGCATTGCTCTCCGCCTTGTCCGAGTGCCAAAGCATAGCAAGGAATTATGCTAAATTGGAAAACGGCATAGCTGTTTTAAGTGATCTCGTATCGAATAAAAGTTACATTTTTTACGGGGCTTTGGCTGAAATGTTGGCCCTGGCCCGCGGTAATACGGAGAAGGAAATCGATTCAATATGGGAAGAGGATATCCTCGGTTGTATCATACCGGGCGATTTGCAAGCTAAATACGCGGTCGAATACCGTTTTTTCCAGTTATTGAAACAACTGCCCATCAAGGAAAGGGTTAACTATCATGCCAATATCCGGCTCCGTATGCGCAACGGCGCCGGGATCATAATTCCCGTGATACACCGGATATTTTACCTGTATAGTTTGCCTAACAGTAGCCTTGGATTAACGCTTTGTTTATACCAAGTAGATTATAGTCAACAGGGGAGAGAATCGCAAGACAATTTTATCGTGAATACAGCAAATGCCGAATTAATCCGAATGCCACTTTCCCCGGCGAACGGTTTGCTTTCGGAAAGGGAAAGAGAAGTGTTGAAATGTATCAGGCAAGGTAAAATGAGTAAGGAGATCGCCGGGATTTTGAAGATTAGCGTCAACACCGTAAACCGCCACAGGCAAAACATCCTGGCTAAATTGATGGTTGATAATTCTATGGAAGCCTGCCGGGTCGCGGAGTTGATGCAATTAATTTGA